The Candidatus Sulfotelmatobacter sp. region GTTCATCGGGCATCAGGAGTTCACCCACGATTCGACCCTGACCTACGGATCGGTCAGTGTGTTCGCTGCAGTCTCCGCCGACACCGGACTTCTGATCGCCGATCTCGATTCCTACGCCCAGATCGAGGTACGCGCGGGCATCTCCCACACGATAGTGACGTCGTGGACTATCGATGTGTACGTGCGCGGCGCGGCCAGTACGCCGTACTGGATCATCGAGAAGGAGGTGGGTGATCTCGACGCGTCGCGCTTCGGCGGCGTCGCGGGTTCATTGCAGCCCGTGAACGGCACCGCCACCGCCTCGTTTGCCGACACGTCCGACGTGGTCGACTACACCGGCGAGCTGGCGAAATCGGTGAACGAACTGAACGTCTTCTCGGGCGTCACCGGCGCCACGATCATGTGGAACGGAGATACCTACTCTCACGCTCGAACGCTCAAACTGACCACGCTCGCTCAGGCGACGCAGACCTTCTGCGCGCTGGGCTGCATGGCCGCCGCCGACACCATGACCGCCCATGCCGGCGGTCACGGCGAGATCGCCGTCTATCCATACGTGTCGCCGCTGTCGGTTCCGCCGCTCGAAGCCGGCGACGCCCAACTCGCCGTCCATGTCTGGCCCGATCCGCTGCGGTCGCTCGGCACGATCGCGTTCCGCGCTCCGACGGGAGCGCTTGCGACCGTCGATGTGCTCGACCTGCGCGGGGCACTCGTGCGCCGTGTTTTCGACGGCGCAGCGAGCGGCCGCGAGCAGAACGTTCCCTGGCGTACCGGCGGCGTGAGCCCGGGTATCTACTTCGTGCGAGTGATTGCCGGCGGTCGAAAGGTCACCACGCGCGTCGCGCTGGTGCGCTGACGATCTCGCCACGCGGCCAGCAGCGCCCGCGTCTCGGCATCGGGCCGCGCCGGCAGCTTCCAGTATTCCGAGCAGTCGCTCTTGCGCGCCAGCAATCGGTGATCCACCAGCTCGCGGCGCAGAGTGACGTGGTCGCCGAATGCGTTCGCGCTCTTCAGCACCGCGTTCACTTCCTTCTCGGTGTAAACGCGGCGCGAATCGAAGCGCGTCCACAACACCCACATCGCGAGCTTCTGGACGCTGAACTTGGTGGGCCAGCGCACCAGCCGGCCGCGCGTGTCGAACTGCTTGAGGGTCTTACGCGCATTCTCGCTGAGCGGCGGCAGCGGCGCGCGATCCTCGGCCGCCAGTGGCGCGGCCGGCGCCTCGAGCGCCGCGCGCAGTGCCTGATAGTT contains the following coding sequences:
- a CDS encoding T9SS type A sorting domain-containing protein, whose protein sequence is MLFIAQLDQHFQYGPFTGNVRPWDNFGQQGAFIGHQEFTHDSTLTYGSVSVFAAVSADTGLLIADLDSYAQIEVRAGISHTIVTSWTIDVYVRGAASTPYWIIEKEVGDLDASRFGGVAGSLQPVNGTATASFADTSDVVDYTGELAKSVNELNVFSGVTGATIMWNGDTYSHARTLKLTTLAQATQTFCALGCMAAADTMTAHAGGHGEIAVYPYVSPLSVPPLEAGDAQLAVHVWPDPLRSLGTIAFRAPTGALATVDVLDLRGALVRRVFDGAASGREQNVPWRTGGVSPGIYFVRVIAGGRKVTTRVALVR
- a CDS encoding DUF2087 domain-containing protein, producing the protein MPRELVPFATSDLSAFARSLVRSLAERGEPSPPGHVEMLNLIARAAGHRNYQALRAALEAPAAPLAAEDRAPLPPLSENARKTLKQFDTRGRLVRWPTKFSVQKLAMWVLWTRFDSRRVYTEKEVNAVLKSANAFGDHVTLRRELVDHRLLARKSDCSEYWKLPARPDAETRALLAAWRDRQRTSATRVVTFRPPAITRTK